The following coding sequences are from one Longimicrobiaceae bacterium window:
- a CDS encoding MlaD family protein — MKLKNEVTVGVVVLAAIVLLVASAFWLSGKPWGEEQRELLAIFHEVGELREGNPVKFRGVQVGRVSEIGLAPGGGGVLVHMLVDPDLPEQAQPAVVLSPASLFGDWQAEIISLTQQPDLEFATTTQPGVLPGAALPDITELTAVGARIAEDLETLSERVDLAFTEETALKIRQTIENIQDISEQLTGFVEQQTQTYATMGDNMLAATQNVAEVTATVERVAGGVEQEIPLIVANARQASQNLEELSIRIQAATEGLPTFMARADTTMQVITGVAQSIDGMITRLEPQVEEVGPLIVEARAAMQTLQRASERLENGEGTLGRLMEDPALYEETQAAIATLRRLMADMQANPGKYIGAFRLF; from the coding sequence ATGAAGTTGAAGAATGAGGTCACGGTGGGGGTCGTGGTGCTCGCTGCCATCGTCTTGCTGGTAGCCAGCGCGTTCTGGCTGAGCGGCAAGCCGTGGGGCGAGGAGCAACGCGAATTGCTCGCGATCTTCCACGAAGTCGGAGAGCTCCGCGAAGGGAACCCGGTCAAGTTCCGAGGGGTGCAGGTGGGACGCGTGAGCGAGATCGGTCTGGCGCCCGGCGGCGGAGGCGTGCTGGTGCACATGCTCGTCGATCCGGACCTTCCCGAACAGGCGCAGCCGGCGGTGGTTCTCTCGCCGGCCTCGCTGTTTGGGGACTGGCAGGCCGAGATCATCTCGCTGACGCAGCAGCCCGACCTGGAGTTCGCCACGACGACGCAGCCCGGAGTCCTTCCCGGGGCCGCATTGCCGGACATCACCGAGCTCACCGCCGTCGGCGCGCGCATCGCCGAGGACCTCGAAACGTTGTCGGAGCGGGTCGACCTCGCTTTCACCGAGGAAACCGCGCTGAAGATCCGACAGACCATCGAGAACATTCAGGACATCAGCGAGCAGCTCACCGGCTTCGTCGAGCAGCAGACGCAGACCTACGCCACCATGGGCGACAACATGCTGGCGGCGACGCAGAATGTGGCCGAAGTGACGGCCACCGTGGAACGTGTTGCCGGCGGGGTGGAGCAGGAGATTCCGCTGATCGTGGCCAACGCCCGCCAGGCGAGCCAGAACCTCGAGGAGCTGAGCATCCGCATCCAAGCGGCGACCGAGGGGTTGCCCACCTTCATGGCGCGTGCGGACACCACCATGCAGGTGATCACCGGGGTCGCGCAGAGCATCGATGGGATGATCACCCGGCTCGAGCCGCAGGTGGAGGAGGTGGGGCCGCTGATCGTGGAAGCCCGTGCGGCCATGCAGACCCTGCAGCGTGCGAGCGAGCGCCTCGAGAATGGCGAGGGCACTCTGGGTCGGCTCATGGAGGATCCGGCCCTGTACGAGGAGACCCAGGCCGCCATCGCCACCCTTCGCCGCCTGATGGCGGACATGCAAGCGAACCCGGGGAAATATATCGGGGCGTTCAGGTTATTTTGA
- a CDS encoding SDR family NAD(P)-dependent oxidoreductase produces MVEPQDPREGATPSEAVPEQDYPGIEKEMVPQADHGEQSYRGCGRLEGRVALVTGGDSGIGRAVCIAFAREGADVAVGYLDEKEDPDAEETRRWVEKAGRRCLVRRFDVREKRQCVELVEETVRELGRLDILVNNAAYQMSQKSLLDYSEEQIERTFRTNVIGYLYMAQAAVAHLRPGSSILNTGSITGMDGNPGLIDYAATKGGIHVLTKSLAAHLAEKGIRVNCVAPGPVWAPAHSVHHGSRAREGVRIRYRLAAPGAACRDRPRLRLPGLR; encoded by the coding sequence ATGGTAGAGCCACAGGATCCTCGAGAGGGCGCGACGCCCTCGGAGGCGGTGCCAGAGCAGGACTATCCGGGCATCGAGAAGGAGATGGTTCCGCAGGCGGATCATGGGGAGCAGAGCTACCGCGGGTGCGGCAGGCTCGAGGGTCGGGTGGCGCTGGTCACGGGCGGCGACAGCGGGATCGGGCGAGCCGTGTGCATCGCGTTCGCGCGCGAGGGCGCTGACGTCGCCGTCGGCTACCTGGACGAGAAAGAGGACCCGGACGCGGAGGAGACCAGGCGCTGGGTGGAAAAGGCGGGCCGGCGATGCCTGGTCCGCCGTTTTGACGTGCGCGAAAAGCGCCAGTGTGTGGAGCTGGTGGAGGAGACCGTCCGCGAGCTCGGACGGCTGGACATCCTGGTGAACAACGCGGCCTACCAGATGTCGCAGAAGTCCCTGCTCGACTACAGCGAAGAACAGATCGAGCGGACCTTTCGAACGAACGTCATCGGGTACCTGTACATGGCGCAGGCGGCAGTGGCGCACCTCCGTCCGGGTTCGAGCATCCTGAACACGGGATCCATCACGGGGATGGACGGCAACCCCGGGCTGATCGACTACGCCGCGACCAAGGGCGGGATCCACGTGCTCACCAAGTCGCTGGCCGCACACCTGGCGGAGAAGGGGATCCGCGTGAACTGCGTCGCGCCCGGGCCGGTCTGGGCCCCCGCTCATTCCGTCCACCATGGATCACGAGCACGTGAAGGAGTTCGGATCCGATACCGTCTGGCAGCGCCCGGCGCAGCCTGCCGAGATCGCCCCCGCCTTCGTCTACCTGGCCTCCGATGA
- a CDS encoding ABC transporter ATP-binding protein, which yields MIELVDVHKSFGRKRVLEGFSLRVEDGSTTALVGFSGAGKSVTLKHIVGLLEPDSGSVRVDGQEVVGMEREALYELRRQVGYVFQFAALFDSMTIAENLAMGLIKQGGYTEAQIRARIAESLELVELEGFEERYPAELSGGQRKRAGLARAIAFRPKYLLYDEPTSGLDPVTTTVIDRLIMKMKQELGVTSLVITHDMDSAYRVADRIAMLYDGRVLEEGTPDEIRRTTNPIVKGFVEGRPELIESAQGGGSR from the coding sequence GTGATCGAGCTCGTTGACGTTCACAAGTCTTTCGGGCGCAAACGGGTCCTCGAGGGCTTCAGCCTGCGGGTGGAGGACGGCAGCACGACCGCGCTCGTCGGCTTTTCCGGTGCGGGTAAGTCGGTCACGCTCAAGCACATCGTCGGTTTGCTCGAGCCCGACTCCGGCTCGGTACGGGTGGACGGTCAGGAGGTGGTGGGGATGGAAAGGGAGGCGCTCTACGAGCTGCGGCGTCAGGTGGGGTACGTCTTCCAGTTCGCCGCCCTGTTTGATTCCATGACCATCGCCGAGAATCTGGCGATGGGCCTGATCAAGCAGGGGGGGTATACCGAGGCGCAGATCCGCGCGCGGATCGCGGAGTCGCTCGAGCTGGTGGAGCTGGAGGGCTTCGAGGAGCGGTATCCGGCGGAGCTCTCTGGTGGGCAGCGGAAGCGCGCCGGGCTCGCCCGGGCGATCGCCTTCCGTCCCAAGTACCTGCTCTACGATGAGCCCACCAGTGGTCTGGACCCCGTCACCACGACGGTGATCGATCGCCTCATCATGAAGATGAAGCAGGAGCTCGGGGTCACCAGCCTGGTCATCACGCATGACATGGACAGTGCCTACCGCGTCGCGGACCGCATCGCCATGCTGTACGACGGGAGAGTGCTCGAGGAGGGTACGCCCGACGAGATCCGTCGCACGACGAACCCGATCGTGAAGGGGTTCGTGGAAGGGCGTCCCGAGCTGATCGAGTCCGCGCAGGGGGGTGGATCGAGGTGA
- a CDS encoding EVE domain-containing protein: MPRYWLMKSEPNTYSIDDLARDKRTSWEGVRNFQARNFLRDQMQPGDGVLFYHSSTNPPGVAGLAKVVRSGYPDPTARDPNSHYYDEKATEKDPRWYMVDIEFVEKFPHYVPLSKLGETPGLEEMLVNRKSRLSVQPVTPEEFEIVRRLGHSGE; this comes from the coding sequence ATGCCGCGCTACTGGCTGATGAAGAGCGAACCGAACACCTATTCGATCGACGACCTCGCGCGGGACAAGCGCACCTCCTGGGAGGGGGTGCGGAACTTCCAGGCCCGCAACTTCCTGCGCGACCAGATGCAGCCGGGCGACGGCGTCCTCTTCTACCACAGCAGCACCAACCCTCCCGGCGTGGCGGGGCTGGCGAAGGTGGTGCGTTCGGGTTATCCGGACCCTACCGCACGCGATCCGAACAGCCACTACTACGACGAGAAAGCGACCGAGAAGGATCCTCGCTGGTACATGGTCGACATCGAGTTTGTCGAGAAATTCCCGCACTACGTGCCGCTCTCGAAGCTCGGCGAGACGCCGGGACTCGAGGAGATGCTGGTGAACAGGAAGAGCCGCCTCTCGGTCCAGCCGGTCACGCCCGAGGAGTTCGAGATCGTACGTCGCCTGGGACACTCCGGGGAGTGA
- a CDS encoding alpha-amylase family glycosyl hydrolase, translating into MPQPYRWWQRGIIYQIYPRSFQDSNGDGVGDLKGITSRLDYVRWLGVDAIWISPIYPSPMADFGYDVSDYCDIHPVFGTLADFDELVQAAHGRGLRVILDFVPNHTSDQHPWFRESRSSRDNPKRDWYIWRDPAPDGGPPNNWLSNFGGSGWEFDETTGQYYYHAFLPQQPDLNWRNPEVRQAMYDVLRFWLRRGVDGFRVDVIWHMIKDAEFRDNPRNPTWTPDQRPYDEYLPVHTADQPEVHEVIREMRRVFDEFEDRVMIGEIYLPLERLVTYYGEDMSGAHLPFNFQLILAPWDARHIAELIDAYEAAIPPGGWPNWVLGNHDQHRIATRVGTEQARVAAMMLLTLRGTPTLYYGDEIGMHDVDIPQDRVQDPFEKNVPGMGLGRDPQRTPMQWTPEANAGFTTGEPWLPIADDYETINVQVQRDDPDSILSLYNRLIELRRGSRALEVGGFSPVAAHGDVLAYLRHQDDERYLILLNLGGEPHRIDRGEEARRGRVAVATRREREGEEIGRRVELGPNAGMVVRLER; encoded by the coding sequence ATGCCCCAGCCGTACCGATGGTGGCAGCGAGGGATCATCTACCAGATCTATCCCCGTTCATTTCAGGATTCGAACGGTGACGGCGTCGGGGATCTGAAGGGGATCACGTCGCGGCTCGACTACGTTCGGTGGCTGGGCGTTGATGCCATCTGGATCTCTCCCATCTACCCGTCGCCGATGGCGGATTTCGGGTACGATGTCTCCGACTACTGCGATATCCACCCGGTTTTCGGGACGCTGGCCGATTTCGATGAGCTCGTGCAGGCAGCGCACGGTCGAGGGTTGAGAGTCATCCTCGACTTCGTGCCCAATCACACCTCCGATCAGCACCCCTGGTTCCGGGAGTCCCGCTCCTCGCGCGACAATCCCAAGCGCGACTGGTACATCTGGCGCGACCCCGCTCCGGACGGAGGGCCACCGAACAACTGGCTGAGCAACTTCGGAGGCAGCGGCTGGGAGTTCGACGAGACTACCGGCCAGTACTACTATCATGCCTTCCTCCCCCAGCAGCCCGACCTGAACTGGCGCAATCCGGAGGTGCGCCAGGCGATGTACGACGTGTTGCGGTTCTGGCTGCGGCGCGGCGTGGATGGCTTCCGGGTCGACGTGATCTGGCACATGATCAAGGACGCGGAGTTCCGCGACAATCCGCGCAACCCCACCTGGACGCCGGATCAAAGGCCGTACGACGAGTACCTCCCCGTACACACCGCCGATCAGCCCGAGGTGCACGAGGTGATCCGCGAGATGCGCCGGGTCTTCGACGAGTTCGAGGACCGGGTGATGATCGGCGAGATCTACCTCCCCCTGGAGAGGCTGGTCACCTATTACGGGGAGGATATGTCCGGTGCGCACCTCCCTTTCAACTTTCAGCTCATCCTGGCTCCCTGGGACGCCCGCCACATCGCCGAGCTCATCGACGCATACGAGGCGGCGATTCCCCCCGGGGGATGGCCGAACTGGGTGTTGGGGAACCATGACCAGCACCGCATCGCCACCCGCGTCGGCACGGAGCAGGCGCGTGTGGCCGCCATGATGCTGCTCACGCTGCGGGGCACGCCGACGCTCTACTATGGCGACGAGATCGGCATGCACGACGTCGACATTCCTCAGGACCGCGTCCAGGACCCCTTCGAGAAGAACGTCCCGGGCATGGGGCTGGGCCGCGACCCGCAGAGGACGCCGATGCAGTGGACTCCCGAAGCGAATGCGGGATTCACCACCGGCGAGCCATGGCTGCCGATCGCGGACGACTACGAGACGATCAACGTGCAGGTGCAGCGGGACGACCCCGACTCGATCCTCTCCCTCTACAATCGGCTGATCGAGCTGAGGCGTGGCTCCCGGGCACTCGAGGTGGGTGGGTTTTCGCCGGTTGCCGCCCACGGGGACGTGCTCGCGTATCTGCGTCACCAGGACGACGAGCGCTACCTGATCCTGCTGAATCTAGGCGGGGAGCCCCACCGGATCGATCGGGGTGAGGAAGCGCGCCGGGGTAGGGTGGCGGTGGCGACCCGGCGGGAGCGCGAGGGGGAAGAGATCGGCCGCCGGGTCGAGCTGGGGCCGAATGCGGGGATGGTGGTGAGGCTGGAGAGGTGA
- a CDS encoding NUDIX domain-containing protein has product MSEVGPQPAWKRRIPQIETSAGGVIYRWRGEVPHILLIRDGHSHWGLPKGHLESGETPSAAALREAREETGLADLVLGPKLDTIDWFFRARGRLIHKFCHFFLIESRTGDTVPEEAEGITACVWLPLPRAIEQISYDNAREVVRRAAAELGWISPRSC; this is encoded by the coding sequence TTGAGCGAGGTAGGACCACAGCCTGCGTGGAAGAGGCGCATTCCCCAGATCGAAACGAGCGCGGGCGGAGTGATTTACCGCTGGCGCGGGGAGGTGCCGCACATTCTCCTCATCCGCGACGGGCATTCACACTGGGGACTTCCCAAGGGGCACCTGGAATCGGGTGAGACCCCGAGCGCAGCCGCGCTGAGGGAAGCCCGCGAGGAGACCGGACTCGCCGACCTCGTCCTCGGGCCGAAGCTGGACACCATCGACTGGTTCTTCCGCGCGCGTGGCCGCCTGATCCACAAGTTCTGCCATTTCTTCCTGATCGAGTCCCGAACCGGCGACACCGTCCCGGAGGAGGCGGAGGGGATCACCGCCTGCGTGTGGCTGCCGCTCCCACGCGCAATCGAGCAGATCTCGTACGACAACGCGCGCGAGGTCGTGCGTCGCGCGGCCGCCGAGCTGGGGTGGATCTCTCCGCGGTCTTGCTGA
- a CDS encoding superoxide dismutase family protein — MPKRISLCVALLIAAACATDEPAQEGTELPQDDSLAGATDTAAGATAPTSASAELRNADGEVVATATLQETEAGVRITLNGTALPEGTHAFHIHQVGDCTPPDFSSAGSHFNPTNAQHGLENPQGPHAGDMPNIEVTADSTVQISIDNDRVTLAAGPNSLFDADGSALVIHASADDNVSDPAGNAGDRIACGVITQG; from the coding sequence ATGCCGAAGAGAATCTCACTCTGTGTCGCTCTGCTGATCGCCGCCGCCTGTGCCACGGACGAGCCCGCGCAGGAAGGAACCGAGCTGCCGCAGGACGACTCTCTGGCCGGGGCGACAGACACGGCCGCAGGCGCCACCGCGCCCACGAGCGCAAGCGCCGAGCTGCGCAACGCGGACGGAGAGGTGGTCGCCACGGCGACTTTGCAGGAGACCGAGGCCGGGGTGCGCATCACCCTGAACGGAACGGCTCTACCGGAGGGAACGCACGCCTTCCATATCCATCAGGTGGGGGATTGCACGCCGCCGGACTTCAGCTCCGCCGGGAGCCACTTCAATCCCACCAACGCGCAGCACGGCCTGGAGAACCCCCAGGGACCGCACGCCGGCGACATGCCGAACATCGAGGTCACCGCCGACAGCACGGTTCAGATCTCCATCGACAACGACCGCGTGACGCTGGCAGCGGGCCCGAACTCGCTGTTCGATGCTGATGGCTCGGCGCTGGTCATCCATGCCTCCGCTGACGACAACGTGTCCGACCCCGCGGGCAACGCGGGCGACCGGATCGCGTGTGGCGTGATTACTCAGGGCTGA
- a CDS encoding aspartate kinase, which yields MPLIVQKYGGTSVGSPERIRAVARRVVNARRRGASMVVVVSAMGDTTDDLLELARAVTGSDRVAAEHPRELDMLLTAGERISMALLAMAIRQLGESAISLTGSQAAIITDEVHTAARITEVRADRVREAVDRGDIVIVAGFQGVSRTREITTLGRGGSDTTAVALAAAMKADRCEIYTDVPGVYTADPRKVKEARVIPEISYAEMLELATSGAQVMHARAVEIASRFGVDIWVGSSFTEHPDAPGTLITRTPKRMEDLVLTGIAAQGGQAKLIIRGIPAGMRSVTAVLVALADAGISVDMIAEARDSGGGSQLEATIAEAQLADARRVIERVLAELGGGQVEWSGSLARVALVGSGMHQRPGVYARAFRTLLEAGVEVSAVSTSGISITLWVPEEKQDAAVAALHGAFSLELAGAAGNQGEGKG from the coding sequence ATGCCCCTCATCGTCCAGAAATACGGCGGTACCTCCGTGGGGTCGCCGGAGCGGATCCGGGCGGTGGCGCGTCGCGTCGTAAATGCACGGCGGCGGGGGGCGTCCATGGTGGTGGTGGTCTCGGCGATGGGCGACACCACCGACGACCTGCTCGAGCTGGCCCGCGCGGTGACGGGCAGCGACCGGGTGGCGGCGGAACACCCTCGCGAACTGGACATGCTGCTCACGGCCGGCGAACGCATCTCCATGGCGCTGCTGGCGATGGCCATTCGGCAGCTGGGGGAGAGCGCGATCTCCCTGACCGGCAGCCAGGCGGCAATCATCACCGACGAGGTGCACACGGCGGCGCGCATCACCGAGGTGCGCGCGGACCGGGTGCGGGAAGCCGTGGACCGGGGAGACATCGTGATCGTCGCCGGCTTCCAGGGCGTGAGCCGCACCCGCGAGATCACCACTCTGGGGCGCGGCGGGTCCGACACCACCGCGGTGGCGCTCGCCGCGGCGATGAAGGCCGACCGGTGCGAGATCTACACCGACGTCCCCGGGGTCTATACCGCCGACCCCCGCAAGGTGAAAGAGGCCAGGGTCATCCCGGAGATCTCCTACGCGGAGATGCTGGAACTGGCGACCAGCGGGGCACAGGTCATGCACGCCCGGGCGGTCGAGATCGCTTCCCGTTTCGGCGTGGACATCTGGGTCGGCTCGTCCTTCACCGAGCATCCCGACGCGCCGGGCACACTGATCACGCGAACGCCGAAGCGGATGGAGGATCTCGTACTGACGGGCATTGCGGCCCAGGGCGGACAGGCCAAGCTGATCATTCGTGGCATCCCGGCAGGCATGCGCTCGGTAACGGCGGTGCTGGTGGCCCTCGCGGATGCCGGGATCAGCGTCGACATGATCGCGGAGGCGAGGGATTCGGGTGGAGGTTCGCAGCTCGAGGCCACGATTGCAGAAGCGCAGCTCGCGGATGCACGGCGGGTGATCGAGCGAGTGCTCGCGGAGCTCGGGGGCGGGCAGGTGGAGTGGAGTGGATCCCTCGCGAGGGTAGCATTGGTGGGTAGCGGAATGCACCAGCGACCAGGCGTGTACGCGCGGGCGTTTCGCACCTTGCTGGAGGCCGGGGTCGAGGTGTCGGCGGTTTCCACCTCCGGGATATCCATCACCCTCTGGGTGCCGGAAGAGAAGCAGGACGCGGCCGTGGCTGCGCTGCACGGAGCGTTTTCCCTGGAGCTGGCGGGTGCGGCGGGGAACCAGGGCGAGGGTAAGGGCTAA
- a CDS encoding flagellar biosynthesis anti-sigma factor FlgM: protein MKIHNPGSEILRSGYAQGSRGSTEGAARPVPSAQPVAPASRGGDRVEISEAGRALAARQADNLDARVSELTPERVEEIRQRILEGAYNSIQVVDTVARRMLERGDI, encoded by the coding sequence ATGAAAATTCACAACCCCGGCAGCGAGATCCTGCGCTCCGGTTACGCCCAGGGCAGCCGCGGATCTACGGAGGGAGCGGCCCGCCCGGTGCCGTCCGCGCAACCGGTCGCGCCGGCCAGCCGTGGCGGTGATCGGGTCGAGATCTCGGAGGCCGGACGCGCTCTAGCCGCTCGCCAGGCTGACAACCTGGACGCGCGCGTGTCCGAGTTGACGCCGGAGCGCGTCGAGGAGATTCGCCAGCGGATCCTGGAAGGGGCGTACAACTCCATCCAGGTCGTGGACACGGTCGCTCGACGCATGCTCGAGCGGGGGGACATCTGA
- a CDS encoding AI-2E family transporter gives MMRPESDSWTWRVFYIAALIFVLGGFLFSLRDILNPFLLFVLLAVLVSPFAGSRTHLLLVGVAGLLTVVWILQTTGFLLAPFVLALGLAYIIHPLLLRLESERVSRPAAIGLLSLPVLAAVALVVLVGIPALSQQVARFIASVPELAATLTERLSRLEATLLARDFPFVDEEALVARIRAFDPQLVVSFLEARRLAIAEAAWRGLLGAGRGLGAILTVLGFLVLTPILTYYLLRDWESLLGRLRSLLPRARESQIVAFAREYDGLLARYMRGQLIAAAAVGLLTGIGFWIVGFPYALLLGVTAGVFNVVPYLGLIVSLIPALIIAIFSGSFLMSLLKIAIVFGVVQLLDGSVIGPRIVGDSVGLHPVWVILSLSVAGFFFGFVGLLLAIPLAVLIKLLLRTAVDRYQQSPLFLGQRS, from the coding sequence ATGATGCGTCCCGAATCGGACTCCTGGACCTGGCGGGTGTTCTACATCGCTGCCCTGATATTCGTCCTCGGCGGCTTCCTCTTCAGCCTGCGCGACATCCTCAACCCTTTTCTGCTCTTCGTCTTGCTGGCCGTGCTGGTGTCCCCCTTCGCCGGTTCGCGGACGCACCTGCTGCTCGTCGGGGTGGCGGGGTTGCTCACCGTCGTCTGGATCCTGCAAACGACGGGATTCCTGCTGGCGCCCTTCGTACTGGCGCTAGGTCTGGCCTACATCATCCATCCGCTTCTTCTGCGGTTGGAGTCGGAGCGGGTGTCGCGCCCGGCTGCAATCGGCCTCCTGTCTCTGCCCGTTCTCGCGGCCGTAGCGCTGGTCGTTCTGGTCGGCATCCCGGCGCTCAGCCAGCAGGTGGCACGCTTCATCGCCAGTGTGCCGGAACTGGCAGCCACCCTGACAGAGAGGCTTTCGCGCCTGGAGGCCACGTTGCTGGCGCGTGACTTCCCGTTCGTCGACGAGGAGGCTCTGGTCGCCCGCATACGGGCGTTCGACCCGCAGCTGGTCGTGTCCTTCCTGGAGGCGCGACGTCTCGCCATCGCGGAGGCGGCGTGGCGCGGGCTGCTGGGTGCCGGGCGAGGGCTGGGGGCGATCCTGACGGTGCTGGGATTCCTCGTGCTCACGCCCATCCTCACCTACTACCTGCTGCGCGATTGGGAATCGCTGCTGGGGCGGCTTCGCTCGCTGCTGCCGAGGGCGCGCGAGTCGCAGATCGTGGCTTTTGCGCGGGAATACGATGGCCTGCTCGCCCGCTATATGCGGGGACAGCTCATTGCGGCGGCGGCGGTGGGATTGCTGACCGGGATCGGCTTCTGGATCGTCGGCTTCCCCTATGCGCTGCTGCTCGGGGTAACCGCAGGCGTCTTCAACGTGGTGCCGTACCTGGGGCTGATCGTCAGCCTCATTCCGGCTCTCATCATTGCCATTTTCTCCGGTTCCTTTCTGATGTCGCTGCTGAAGATTGCCATCGTCTTCGGGGTCGTTCAGCTCCTGGACGGATCCGTGATCGGACCGCGCATCGTGGGAGACTCCGTGGGGCTCCATCCGGTGTGGGTGATTCTCTCTCTCTCCGTCGCAGGGTTCTTCTTCGGCTTTGTCGGCCTCCTGCTGGCCATTCCGCTGGCGGTTCTGATCAAGCTCCTGCTGCGGACTGCGGTCGATCGCTACCAGCAGTCGCCGCTCTTCCTCGGGCAGCGGTCGTAG
- the ligD gene encoding non-homologous end-joining DNA ligase, translating into MPAEIEIEGVRFTNPDRVLYPGQGITKRGLAEYYRAVAPWMLPLIEDRPLTLLRCPRGREQQCFIQRRAEDSIPDNVLRVEVTLRDENTETVTHLAIDSLAGILALVQMGVLELHIWMARRDRLDRPDRMVMDLDPDESLPFDAVVEGALRVRELLEKVGLIPFVMTTGGKGLHVVVPLRRTASWDAVREAARGIAEGLEREAPERYLAQASRAARKGRVFVDYLRNGYGATSVAPYSTRARPGAPVATPLTWAELQRGIAPREFDVTTVPARMRTLQQDPWADFRASARSLSRRAVAALAGR; encoded by the coding sequence ATGCCCGCTGAGATCGAGATCGAAGGGGTACGCTTCACCAATCCCGATCGGGTCCTCTACCCGGGTCAGGGGATCACCAAGCGCGGGCTCGCCGAATACTATCGGGCGGTCGCGCCCTGGATGCTCCCGCTGATCGAGGACCGGCCGCTCACGCTCCTGCGCTGTCCGCGCGGGCGGGAGCAGCAATGCTTCATCCAGCGTCGGGCCGAGGACAGCATCCCGGACAATGTCCTTCGGGTCGAGGTCACGCTGCGGGATGAGAACACCGAAACGGTCACCCATCTCGCGATCGACTCGCTCGCGGGGATTCTGGCCCTGGTCCAGATGGGCGTGCTGGAGCTGCATATCTGGATGGCGCGCCGCGACCGCCTCGACCGTCCCGACCGAATGGTGATGGACCTGGATCCGGACGAGAGTCTGCCCTTCGACGCAGTAGTGGAGGGCGCATTGCGCGTGCGCGAGTTGCTGGAGAAAGTTGGCCTGATTCCATTCGTGATGACCACGGGTGGCAAGGGACTGCACGTCGTGGTTCCCCTGCGGCGCACCGCAAGCTGGGACGCCGTACGCGAGGCTGCCCGCGGCATCGCTGAAGGGCTGGAGAGAGAGGCTCCTGAGCGATATCTCGCGCAGGCCTCGCGCGCAGCGCGCAAGGGCCGCGTCTTCGTGGACTATCTGCGGAACGGATATGGTGCTACGTCCGTAGCCCCCTACTCGACGCGGGCGCGCCCGGGCGCGCCCGTCGCCACTCCGCTCACCTGGGCGGAGCTTCAGCGGGGGATCGCACCGCGCGAGTTTGATGTGACAACCGTCCCCGCACGGATGCGCACCCTGCAACAGGACCCCTGGGCGGATTTCCGCGCGTCCGCGCGATCGCTCTCGCGCCGCGCGGTGGCAGCCCTCGCAGGAAGATGA
- a CDS encoding ABC transporter permease, which produces MSGDRTPLLLRPLGALGSATVELVAAYGRFGAFLVQLVRAFADVGTWGPLLMVQMRRLGVDSLPIALFLAAFTGIVLALQASYTFTGAIPLYFVGTLVGKTMILELGPVLTGLALAGRVGANIAAQLGTMRVSEQIDALETLAYNPVSYLVVPRVLAGVLMFPIVVIFANATGILAGLVTAINLLDMSTQEFVRGLRLFYEPFDLTYSLIKTTSFGLLITVIGCFQGFTTDGGAEGVGISTTRAVVISSMLILVFDAFWAVVLLQ; this is translated from the coding sequence ATGAGCGGCGACCGTACGCCGCTTCTGCTGCGACCGCTGGGCGCCCTCGGCTCCGCCACGGTGGAGCTGGTCGCCGCCTACGGCCGCTTCGGGGCGTTCCTGGTCCAGCTGGTGCGGGCGTTCGCGGATGTCGGCACCTGGGGGCCTCTGCTGATGGTGCAGATGCGCCGACTCGGCGTCGATTCGCTCCCCATCGCCCTCTTCCTTGCTGCCTTCACCGGCATCGTGCTCGCGCTGCAGGCTTCCTACACCTTCACCGGCGCGATCCCGCTCTACTTCGTCGGCACGCTGGTGGGGAAGACGATGATCCTGGAGCTGGGCCCGGTGTTGACCGGTCTGGCCCTGGCGGGCCGCGTGGGTGCCAATATCGCCGCGCAGCTCGGCACGATGCGCGTCTCCGAACAGATCGACGCGCTGGAGACCCTCGCCTATAACCCGGTTTCTTACCTGGTCGTCCCGCGGGTGCTGGCGGGGGTGCTGATGTTCCCGATCGTCGTCATCTTCGCCAATGCCACGGGCATTCTGGCAGGGCTGGTGACCGCGATCAACCTGCTGGACATGTCCACGCAGGAGTTCGTGCGCGGTTTGCGGCTTTTCTACGAGCCATTCGACCTCACCTACTCGCTCATCAAGACCACCTCCTTCGGCCTTCTGATCACCGTGATCGGCTGCTTCCAGGGGTTCACGACGGATGGCGGGGCGGAGGGTGTGGGCATCTCCACTACTCGCGCCGTGGTGATCTCGAGCATGCTGATTCTCGTCTTCGACGCCTTCTGGGCGGTGGTGCTGCTCCAGTGA